One Paraburkholderia agricolaris genomic region harbors:
- a CDS encoding MFS transporter, which yields MSSTQLRVFLLFSAGYFVSYVFRGVNLGFAPFITHDLGLSATDLGLLTSLYFLGFAGAQIPAGVLLDHFGARRVTAVTLLFAALGIWVFGAAHSVGIMMVGRLLIGVGVSVCLGAAFKALAQHFASARLPLMNGLVMAIGGFGGVMVGSPLTWVLGFASWRTVCIGLGLLTVLVAVAQWTLTPDSRETHHQASIGVQFKGTLHILKSAAFWKIGSFSVLTQGVFYAMQSLWVGAWLRDVQGFAPREAAALVSILGFAMMAGCVGFGAAARSLERRGVSLYAFCGIGMALFVVTQLLIMFNAPLPASLLWAAYGIFGGTGILSYAVMARHFPAQMIGRVNTTLTLIIFLLIFGFQIGVGAVLSRWPASGGHYPAAAHLTAWGILVALQILSAIWYVLPGRTQPQPAHVQAGQQV from the coding sequence ATGTCGTCGACTCAGCTGCGCGTTTTTCTCCTGTTTTCCGCCGGTTACTTCGTTTCTTATGTATTTCGCGGCGTCAATCTCGGCTTTGCCCCTTTCATCACGCACGATCTCGGCTTGTCGGCCACGGATCTCGGTCTGCTGACCAGTCTGTATTTCCTCGGCTTCGCGGGCGCACAGATTCCGGCCGGCGTGTTGCTGGACCACTTCGGCGCGCGTCGGGTGACGGCGGTCACCCTGCTGTTTGCGGCGCTGGGAATCTGGGTGTTCGGCGCCGCGCACAGCGTTGGCATAATGATGGTTGGGCGCCTGCTGATTGGTGTGGGTGTGTCGGTGTGTCTTGGCGCCGCGTTCAAGGCGTTGGCGCAGCATTTCGCGTCGGCACGGTTGCCGTTGATGAACGGTTTGGTGATGGCGATCGGCGGTTTCGGCGGGGTGATGGTCGGTTCGCCGCTTACGTGGGTGTTGGGTTTTGCCAGTTGGCGCACGGTCTGTATCGGTCTGGGGCTGCTCACGGTACTGGTGGCGGTGGCGCAATGGACGCTCACACCGGACAGCAGGGAAACTCACCATCAGGCGAGTATCGGTGTCCAGTTCAAAGGGACGCTGCATATTCTGAAGAGCGCGGCATTCTGGAAAATCGGCTCATTTTCAGTCCTTACGCAAGGCGTGTTTTACGCGATGCAATCGCTATGGGTCGGCGCCTGGTTGCGCGACGTGCAAGGCTTCGCGCCGCGTGAGGCTGCCGCGCTGGTGTCGATTCTCGGCTTTGCAATGATGGCCGGCTGCGTGGGCTTCGGCGCGGCGGCGCGCAGCCTCGAGCGGCGCGGGGTCTCGCTGTATGCGTTTTGCGGCATCGGTATGGCGCTGTTCGTCGTTACCCAGCTATTGATCATGTTCAACGCGCCGCTGCCGGCGAGCCTGCTGTGGGCGGCGTACGGGATCTTCGGCGGGACGGGAATTCTCAGTTATGCGGTCATGGCGCGCCATTTCCCGGCGCAGATGATCGGCCGGGTGAATACCACCCTCACGCTGATCATTTTTCTGCTGATTTTCGGTTTCCAGATCGGTGTCGGAGCGGTGCTGTCGCGCTGGCCGGCCAGTGGCGGCCATTATCCGGCGGCCGCGCATCTGACCGCCTGGGGTATTCTGGTGGCGCTTCAGATATTGAGTGCGATCTGGTACGTACTGCCGGGCCGGACGCAGCCTCAGCCGGCGCATGTGCAAGCCGGACAGCAGGTCTAA
- the carA gene encoding glutamine-hydrolyzing carbamoyl-phosphate synthase small subunit: MLPSFSPALLALADGTVFRGYSIGAPGHTIGEVVFNTAITGYQEILTDPSYARQIVTLTYPHIGNVGVNAEDVEATKVHAAGLIIRDLPVLASNFRMERTLPQYLKDEGVVAIAGLDTRMLTRVLRDKGAQNGAILAGSNDEAKAIELARSFPGLSGMDLAKVVSTKETYEWTQTEWRLGTGYGKQNAPKYRVVAFDYGVKYNILRMLAERGCHVTVLPAEASAADALALNPDGIFLSNGPGDPEPCDYAIAATRELIERGIPTFGICLGHQIMGLAVGAKTMKMKTGHHGANHPVKDLGDGRVVITSQNHGFAVDADTLPANAKVTHISLFDGTLQGFALTDKPAFCFQGHPEASPGPHDIAYLFDRFTALMDAQKAGKTAAA; this comes from the coding sequence GTGTTGCCGTCATTTTCTCCCGCTTTGCTCGCACTCGCCGACGGCACGGTCTTTCGTGGTTACTCGATCGGTGCCCCCGGGCATACGATCGGCGAAGTCGTGTTCAACACCGCTATCACCGGCTATCAGGAAATCCTGACCGACCCGAGCTACGCGCGCCAGATCGTGACCCTCACGTATCCGCATATCGGTAACGTCGGCGTGAATGCCGAAGATGTCGAAGCCACGAAAGTCCATGCCGCCGGCCTGATCATCCGTGATCTGCCGGTTCTCGCGTCGAATTTCCGCATGGAGCGCACGCTCCCGCAATACCTGAAGGACGAAGGCGTGGTCGCCATCGCCGGTCTCGACACCCGTATGCTGACGCGCGTGCTGCGCGACAAGGGTGCGCAGAACGGCGCCATTCTGGCCGGTTCGAATGACGAGGCGAAGGCAATCGAACTCGCACGCTCGTTCCCAGGTTTGTCGGGCATGGACCTCGCGAAGGTCGTGTCCACCAAAGAAACCTACGAATGGACCCAGACCGAATGGCGTCTGGGCACCGGTTACGGCAAGCAGAACGCGCCGAAGTACCGTGTCGTCGCGTTCGATTACGGCGTGAAGTACAACATTCTGCGCATGCTGGCCGAGCGCGGCTGCCACGTCACCGTGCTGCCTGCAGAAGCCTCCGCGGCTGACGCACTGGCGCTCAACCCGGACGGCATCTTCCTGTCGAACGGTCCTGGCGATCCGGAGCCGTGCGATTACGCGATTGCCGCCACCAGGGAGTTGATCGAACGCGGTATCCCGACCTTTGGTATCTGCCTTGGCCACCAGATCATGGGCCTCGCTGTCGGCGCAAAGACCATGAAGATGAAGACCGGCCACCACGGCGCGAACCATCCGGTGAAGGATCTGGGCGATGGCCGCGTGGTCATCACGTCGCAGAACCACGGTTTCGCGGTCGACGCCGACACGCTGCCGGCCAACGCCAAGGTCACACACATCTCGCTGTTCGACGGCACGCTGCAAGGCTTCGCGCTGACCGACAAGCCGGCATTCTGCTTCCAGGGCCACCCGGAAGCGTCGCCGGGTCCGCACGACATCGCGTATCTGTTCGACCGCTTCACCGCGTTGATGGACGCGCAGAAGGCCGGCAAGACCGCAGCGGCATAA